In a genomic window of uncultured Flavobacterium sp.:
- a CDS encoding Crp/Fnr family transcriptional regulator, translated as MEEKLREHIEKIVPLSDEEFTFVSTHFMVKKFKKHQFIIQKGDQVKYSYFVVSGLLKLVHTDDSVKEHIISFAMEDWWESDYYAFYTQTEATLSLECLEDTEVLALSFDNYRKLCDGLQKMERFFLEKSSFGFLGAQRRILSLISSNAKERYEQLLKRYPSLFHRVPKSLIAAYLGVSRETLSRFSR; from the coding sequence ATGGAGGAAAAACTAAGAGAACATATAGAAAAAATAGTACCACTCAGTGATGAGGAATTTACCTTTGTATCGACTCATTTTATGGTCAAGAAGTTTAAGAAACACCAATTTATTATCCAGAAGGGCGATCAGGTGAAATATTCTTACTTTGTAGTATCGGGGCTTTTAAAATTGGTTCATACAGATGATTCGGTAAAAGAGCACATCATTTCCTTTGCAATGGAAGATTGGTGGGAAAGTGATTATTATGCCTTTTACACGCAGACTGAAGCAACTCTATCGTTGGAATGTTTGGAAGACACTGAAGTGCTCGCCCTTTCCTTCGATAATTACCGAAAGCTATGTGATGGCCTCCAAAAGATGGAACGTTTCTTCCTCGAGAAATCGAGTTTTGGTTTTCTTGGAGCGCAGCGACGCATATTGTCGCTGATTAGCTCTAATGCAAAAGAACGCTATGAGCAATTGCTTAAACGATATCCTTCTTTATTTCATCGCGTCCCAAAATCACTAATTGCTGCCTATCTGGGCGTGTCCAGAGAAACCCTGAGCAGATTTTCCCGTTAA
- a CDS encoding Crp/Fnr family transcriptional regulator — MSEKFTVKKIKKHTIILFKGEDCKAVYKVLTGCLKSYIIDEKGNQHIVEFAAENEIISDLNSFVNGVPSLIFIESVEDSKILVISRLFLKNIEFLNKQDLLYALFLIAETLINANNRISKLISLGSSERYADFVKTYPHLVQRLSQKSIASFINVTPEYLSDIKNKANLS, encoded by the coding sequence ATGTCAGAAAAATTTACAGTTAAAAAAATCAAAAAACACACCATAATATTATTTAAAGGAGAAGACTGTAAAGCTGTTTATAAAGTTTTGACGGGATGTTTAAAAAGTTATATCATAGATGAAAAAGGAAACCAGCATATAGTAGAATTCGCAGCTGAAAATGAGATTATCTCAGATTTAAATAGTTTTGTAAATGGCGTACCATCATTAATTTTCATAGAATCAGTGGAAGATTCAAAAATACTAGTAATCAGTAGATTATTTTTAAAAAACATTGAATTTTTAAATAAACAAGATCTCTTATACGCATTATTTTTAATTGCTGAAACTCTTATTAATGCAAATAATAGAATTTCAAAATTGATAAGCTTAGGGTCCTCGGAAAGATATGCCGACTTTGTCAAAACTTATCCTCATTTAGTTCAAAGATTATCTCAAAAGTCCATAGCCTCATTTATTAATGTAACACCTGAATATTTAAGTGATATAAAAAACAAAGCTAATCTTTCTTAA
- a CDS encoding Crp/Fnr family transcriptional regulator: MYIPENLPTQKIKKGTIVLFKGDDCKYTYKILRGCLRSYIINEKGKEVTLIFAPEDWLLTDFNSFIYNEPSVFFIDAIEDSEVLLLGRNLIAELPQYKNEDLIERIFVLTKNIIAINKRLSMLLGSTPIERYKDFIKSYPNLIQRIPQKLIASYIGVSSEHLSTLKNNNLFF; this comes from the coding sequence ATGTACATTCCAGAAAATTTGCCAACACAAAAAATAAAGAAAGGTACAATTGTACTTTTTAAAGGAGATGATTGTAAATATACATACAAAATTCTACGAGGGTGCTTGAGAAGTTATATCATAAACGAAAAAGGCAAGGAGGTAACCTTAATATTTGCTCCAGAGGATTGGTTATTAACAGATTTCAATAGTTTCATTTATAATGAGCCTTCAGTATTTTTTATTGACGCAATAGAAGACTCTGAAGTATTATTGTTAGGCAGGAATTTAATTGCAGAATTACCACAATATAAAAACGAAGATCTTATCGAAAGAATATTTGTTTTAACAAAAAACATTATAGCAATTAATAAACGCTTATCAATGTTATTGGGTTCGACACCAATTGAAAGATATAAAGATTTTATAAAATCCTATCCAAATTTAATTCAAAGAATACCTCAAAAGCTTATCGCTTCATATATTGGTGTTTCCTCTGAACATTTGAGTACCTTGAAAAATAATAACCTTTTTTTTTAA
- a CDS encoding RidA family protein gives MQKKITNPWKWQDQLSFVQAVEVEQIQGTLYVSGQTAISADGQSSTGDMKTQLTGAIQNLEQVIREAGYDCKNIVHLKIYTISTADLWRQFPILQEWIAKNDIKLTMTLLEVKGLFETLTVELEAIAVR, from the coding sequence ATGCAAAAGAAAATCACTAATCCCTGGAAATGGCAAGATCAACTGAGTTTTGTACAAGCTGTAGAAGTAGAACAAATACAAGGTACACTCTACGTTTCAGGACAAACAGCCATCAGCGCTGATGGACAATCGAGTACTGGCGACATGAAAACACAATTGACTGGAGCCATACAAAATCTGGAACAAGTAATCCGCGAAGCTGGTTACGACTGCAAAAATATTGTGCACTTAAAGATCTACACCATCTCAACTGCAGATCTTTGGCGCCAGTTTCCTATCCTTCAGGAATGGATCGCCAAAAATGACATCAAACTGACGATGACTTTGTTAGAGGTAAAAGGTCTTTTTGAAACACTGACAGTAGAGCTGGAAGCTATAGCAGTAAGATAA
- a CDS encoding exopolyphosphatase, translating to MSKKNTSQILFFILLILFYSINSFSQKNLYAGIEIGRRAIKISVLDVNNIKNTEYKILYFANEKLSLADHISANGKLTQDDINKTSTIVFDQLSKIRKDFNLLEENIFIAAAPVFASASNIDVLRNKITILTNKSFDIINIDEESKILFKGGIPQVDYSNALLLNIGAQNTKGGYLHKLAENKSEFISLKFDLGTVTLTDAVRKKVMYQNQVYDMSTFQEKSFDYKTILCKKVKEMLDENPILLKKEKIYLSGGAVWAFATLYYDQNIKDHYVSLSMEDIFNYDAILKNNFNKFNTLSKTNKEAARVLSTYDQKNLISANNILLAFVESIPNLDKKKIYFVKEGQIVWLISYIIDHTKKVIANF from the coding sequence ATGTCTAAAAAAAACACATCCCAAATTCTTTTTTTTATTCTCTTAATCCTATTTTATTCAATCAATTCATTTTCTCAAAAAAATCTTTATGCCGGAATCGAAATCGGCCGCAGAGCAATAAAAATTTCAGTTCTGGATGTAAATAATATCAAGAACACAGAATATAAAATTCTCTACTTCGCCAATGAAAAACTTAGTCTTGCCGACCATATTTCTGCTAATGGCAAGCTTACTCAGGACGACATCAACAAAACTAGTACTATCGTTTTTGATCAATTAAGCAAAATTAGAAAAGATTTTAATCTTCTCGAAGAAAATATCTTTATAGCAGCTGCTCCAGTTTTCGCATCCGCTAGCAACATTGACGTTTTAAGAAATAAAATTACTATTTTGACTAACAAAAGTTTTGATATAATTAATATTGACGAGGAATCTAAAATACTATTTAAGGGTGGTATCCCGCAAGTAGATTATTCTAATGCTTTATTGCTCAATATCGGTGCCCAAAATACTAAAGGCGGTTACCTTCATAAACTGGCAGAGAATAAATCAGAGTTTATATCCCTGAAGTTTGATTTAGGAACAGTGACGCTTACAGATGCAGTAAGAAAAAAAGTTATGTATCAAAACCAGGTCTATGACATGTCAACATTCCAGGAAAAATCTTTTGACTATAAAACCATTCTGTGCAAGAAAGTAAAAGAAATGCTTGATGAAAATCCTATTTTATTAAAAAAAGAAAAGATCTATTTATCTGGTGGAGCCGTTTGGGCCTTTGCAACGTTATATTATGACCAAAACATTAAAGATCATTATGTTTCTTTAAGCATGGAAGATATTTTTAATTACGATGCGATCCTGAAGAATAATTTCAACAAGTTTAATACCCTTTCTAAAACCAATAAAGAAGCAGCCAGAGTTTTGAGTACATATGATCAGAAAAACCTTATTTCAGCAAATAACATATTATTGGCCTTTGTAGAAAGCATTCCAAATTTAGATAAAAAGAAAATATACTTTGTAAAAGAAGGACAAATAGTATGGCTTATCTCATACATAATAGATCACACAAAAAAAGTAATAGCTAATTTTTAA
- the serC gene encoding 3-phosphoserine/phosphohydroxythreonine transaminase, giving the protein MKKHNYSAGPSILPQEVFEKASKAILNFNDSGLSILEISHRSKDFVAVMEEARSLALELLGLTGKGYQALFLQGGASTAFLMAPYNLLKEGGKAAYLDSGTWATAAVKEAKLFGETVIVGSSKEENYNHIPKGYAIPSDADYFHCTSNNTIFGTQMKEFPATNIPVVCDMSSDIFSRNLDFSKFDLIFAGAQKNMGPAGTTLVVIKEEILEKNGRTIPSMLDYAKHIKAESMYNTPPVFAVYVSLLTLQWIKSKGGIVAVEKLNDAKADLLYAEIDRNPLFKGAAAVEDRSKMNVTFLLNNADHTATFDALWKEAGISGLPGHRSVGGYRASIYNAMPIESVQVLVDVMKALESKV; this is encoded by the coding sequence ATGAAAAAACACAACTACAGCGCAGGACCAAGTATTTTACCTCAAGAGGTTTTTGAGAAAGCATCAAAAGCTATATTAAATTTTAATGATTCAGGACTTTCTATTCTTGAAATTTCGCACCGAAGCAAAGATTTCGTTGCCGTTATGGAAGAAGCCCGATCCCTTGCTTTAGAGTTATTAGGACTTACAGGAAAAGGGTATCAAGCCTTATTTTTACAAGGTGGTGCAAGCACAGCATTCTTGATGGCTCCGTATAATTTATTGAAAGAAGGTGGAAAAGCCGCTTATTTAGACTCCGGAACCTGGGCAACTGCCGCTGTAAAAGAAGCTAAGCTTTTTGGCGAAACTGTTATCGTAGGTTCTTCAAAAGAAGAAAATTACAATCATATTCCAAAAGGATACGCAATACCAAGTGATGCTGATTATTTTCACTGCACAAGTAACAATACCATTTTTGGAACTCAAATGAAAGAATTTCCGGCAACTAACATTCCTGTTGTTTGCGATATGAGTTCTGATATTTTTTCTCGCAATTTAGATTTCTCTAAATTTGATTTGATCTTCGCCGGAGCTCAAAAAAATATGGGCCCTGCAGGAACTACTTTAGTGGTAATCAAAGAAGAAATTCTAGAGAAAAACGGAAGAACTATTCCCAGTATGTTAGATTATGCCAAACATATTAAAGCAGAAAGTATGTACAATACTCCTCCTGTTTTTGCTGTTTACGTTTCATTATTAACATTACAATGGATTAAAAGCAAAGGTGGAATCGTTGCTGTTGAAAAATTAAACGACGCAAAAGCTGATTTACTTTATGCTGAAATCGACAGAAACCCATTATTTAAAGGTGCTGCAGCGGTAGAAGATCGTTCTAAAATGAACGTTACGTTCTTGTTAAACAACGCCGATCATACTGCAACTTTTGATGCTTTATGGAAAGAAGCCGGAATTTCAGGATTGCCTGGACACCGCTCAGTGGGTGGTTACAGAGCTTCCATCTACAATGCTATGCCGATCGAAAGTGTTCAGGTTTTAGTAGATGTTATGAAAGCACTGGAAAGTAAAGTTTAG
- a CDS encoding D-2-hydroxyacid dehydrogenase, which yields MKVLANDGISKSGILALEKGGFEVITTKVAQEQVANFVNENNVTVVLVRSATKVRKDIIDACPGLKIIGRGGVGMDNIDVDYAKSKGIHVINTPASSSESVAELVFGHLFSGVRFLHDSNRNMPLEGDSNFDGLKKAYANGTELRGKTLGIVGIGRIGQATAKMALGLGMKVIAADSFIPSVDVKVEFFDGQSITTTIVSQSLESLFKEADFITLHVPAQDGYIIGEKELAIMKDGVGIVNCARGGVIDEVALVKALDSGKVAFAGLDVFESEPKPEMAILMHSKISLTPHIGAATGEAQDRIGTELALQVITLLS from the coding sequence ATGAAAGTATTAGCCAATGACGGAATTTCAAAAAGTGGAATTCTTGCTTTAGAAAAAGGAGGTTTTGAAGTTATTACTACAAAAGTAGCTCAGGAACAGGTGGCTAACTTTGTAAACGAAAATAATGTAACGGTGGTTTTAGTACGTAGTGCTACCAAAGTTCGTAAAGACATTATCGATGCCTGTCCGGGACTTAAAATTATTGGTCGTGGTGGTGTTGGTATGGACAATATCGATGTTGATTATGCCAAAAGCAAAGGAATACATGTAATTAATACTCCGGCTTCATCATCAGAATCTGTTGCTGAACTGGTATTTGGACACTTGTTTTCTGGTGTTCGTTTCTTACATGATTCTAATAGAAACATGCCTCTTGAAGGGGATTCGAACTTTGATGGTTTGAAAAAAGCATATGCAAATGGAACTGAATTAAGAGGAAAGACTCTAGGTATTGTTGGTATTGGTCGTATCGGACAAGCTACTGCAAAAATGGCGCTTGGTTTAGGAATGAAAGTAATCGCTGCCGATAGTTTTATTCCTTCTGTAGACGTTAAAGTGGAGTTTTTTGATGGTCAGTCAATCACTACGACTATCGTTTCTCAATCTTTAGAATCTTTATTCAAAGAAGCTGATTTCATTACATTACACGTTCCTGCTCAGGATGGTTACATCATTGGAGAAAAAGAACTGGCAATCATGAAAGACGGTGTTGGAATCGTAAACTGTGCTCGAGGTGGTGTTATCGATGAAGTTGCTTTAGTAAAAGCTTTAGATTCTGGAAAAGTTGCTTTTGCAGGTTTAGACGTTTTTGAAAGCGAACCAAAACCAGAAATGGCTATTTTAATGCACTCTAAAATTTCATTAACGCCACACATTGGAGCTGCTACCGGAGAAGCACAAGACAGAATTGGTACAGAATTGGCTTTACAGGTTATTACATTGTTGAGCTAA